From the Dehalococcoidia bacterium genome, the window AGCTGAACGTCATCCTCAAGGCCGACGTGCAGGGCAGCGTAGAGGCCATCCGCTCCGCCCTGGAGCGGCTCGGCAACGAGCGGGCGCGGGTGAACGTCCTCCACGCCGCCACGGGCAACGTCACCGAGTCCGACGTGCTGCTGGCCGAGGCCTCCAAGGCCATCATCGTCGCCTTCCAGGTGAAGGCCGAGCCGGGGGCCTTGCGGGAGGCCGCCAACTACGGCGTCCAGATCCGCAACTACCAGATCATCTACCAGCTCATCGAGGACATGCAGAAGGCGCTGGAGGGCCTCCTGGAGCCGGAGACGGTGGAGGTGGTGGAGGGACGGGCCGAGGTGCGGGCCGTCTTCCGCGTCCGACAGGGAAAGGTGGCCGGCTGCTACGTGCGGGAAGGCACCATCGTGCGCGGCGCGCCCTGTCGGGTCATCCGCAACGGCCAGGTGCTGCACACGGGACGCATCTCCAGCCTGCGCCGCTTCCAGGAGGACGTGCGGGAGGTGGCCGCCGGCTACGAGTGCGGCATCGGCGTCGACGGCTTCAACGACTTCGAAGAGGGCGACTACATCGAGACCTTCCGCCGCCAGCGCAAGTCCTGATACCGTCGGCGGTGGAGGTGGGGCGCCATGAGCCGGCGACTGGAACGCCTGGGCACCCTCTTGCGCCAGGAGCTGTCGGAGCTGGTGCGCCGCGAGCTGCACGACCCGCGCCTGGCCCAGTTCATCACCATCACCCGGGTGGACGTATCGCCTGACCTGCAGTACGCGCGGGTCTACGTCAGCGTCCTGGGCTCTCAGGAAGAGAAGGAGGCGACCCTGGAAGCCCTGCGTAGCGCCAGCTCCTTCCTGCGCTACCACCTGGTCCAGCGGCTGGTGGTGAAACGGGTCCCCACCCTCCAGTTCCGCCTGGACGAGTCACTGGAGCGGGGCGACCGCCTGCTGCGCCTCATCGACGAGGTGGCCGGGCAAGGACCCAGCTAGGGCGTTGGCCGCAGACGGCATACTGAACGTCCACAAGCCCCGAGGCCCCACCTCCTTCCAGGTGGTGCGCCACGTGAGACGCCTCACCGGGGAGAGACGCGTCGGCCACGGCGGCACCCTGGACCCCCTGGCCGAGGGTGTTCTGCCCGTCCTGCTGGGCCGCGCCACACGCCTCTCCCGCTACCTGATGGACTTGCCCAAGGCCTACCGGGTGGAGGGACGTTTGGGGCAGGCCACCGACACCTACGACGCCGAGGGCGTCGTTACGCTGGAGGGAGACCCCTCGGGCATCACCCTGGAAGAGCTGCGGGACGCTCTGGCCTCCTTCGAGGGCGTCATCCAGCAGGTGCCGCCGCCCTACAGCGCCGTCAAGGTGGGCGGCCGTCCCGCCTACGCCCGCGCCCGCTCGGGGGAAGCGCCCCGCCTCGCCCCCCGCGCCGTGCAGGTCTACCGCCTGACCCTGCTGGAGTACCGACCGCCCGTCTTCGTGATGGAGGTGGAATGCGGCCGCGGCACCTACGTCCGCTCCCTGGTCCACGACCTGGGCCTCAAGCTGGGCTGCGGCGCCCATGTCCTGCGGCTGGTGCGGTTGCGGGTGGGGCCTTTTGCCCTGGAGGAGGCAGTGCCCCCGGAGCGGCTGCCCCAGGAATGGCGGGAGCGCCTGCTGCCCCCCGATGCCGCCCTGGCCCACCTGCCCTCGGTCCAGCTGGACGAGGCCCAGGCGCAGGCGATGCGTCATGGCCGCCCCCTGGCTTTGCCCTCCGGGCCGACCGCATCCCAACGGCTGCGGGCCTACGACGCCGCTGGAAACCTGCTGGGGGTGCTGCGAAAGGAGGCCACAGGCGACCTCTGGCGGCCAGAGACGGTGCTGGCTTCTTAGAAGCCTCTCCACGGCCCAAAAGCTCCCCCGTCCTCGCCCCTCAACGGGGCATGGTGCCCTGGACCGCTCTTGACATCCTATGAGAGCGGGTTATGCTAGGGCGCAAGCAGGCATTTTACAGAAGACACACGGGGGGTGTGTGAGCGATGCAGGCCTACTGCCTCAAGTGCCGTGCCCAGCGCGAGATGCGCAACCCGCAGTCGGTGACCCTCAAGAACGGCCGCCCCGCCACCAAGGGCACCTGCCCCGTGTGCGGGACGGTCATGTACCGCATCGGCAAGGCCTAGGGCGCGGGGCCAACCGGGACTCCCTGGCCCGCTGCGGGCAGCGCGGCTGGCCCGCCGAGTCCGCCCAACTCAGGGCGGCCAGGCGCTGACGGGAGAGGGGGCTGGGACGCAGGGGATGCGGCGGCAGGCCTCGTGGCCCGGCGTGGGGCCGTGTGCGAGGCCGCGGTGGGGCATCGGAGAGAGGCTCCCTGACCGTTGACAGGCCGGGGCGACGGGCTTATCCTTATTGCCTGGACAAGGGAGTCGACGAGGCTGCACCTTAACAACTGAATAGCGGAAGGAAGGAGACCCCCGCCGTCCGATCGAGTTTTAGCCTGCACGAGGTAACGTTACTTTTTGAGCGAGGGTTTGATCCTGGCTCAGGGTGAACGCTGGCGGCGCGCCTTACGCATGCAAGTCGTGCGGGGCGTGGGCTTCGGCCTGCGCCCAGCGGCGGACGGCTGAGTAACACGTGGGTAACCTGCCCGGAAGTGGGGGATAACTCGGGGAAACCCGGGCTAATACCGCATGTGGTCCCAGGGGGAAGTTCCCTGGGACTAAAGCCCGCAAGGGCGCTTCCGGAGGGGCCCGCGGCCTATCAGGTAGTTGGTGGGGTAACGGCCCACCAAGCCGACGACGGGTAGCCGGTGTGAGAGCACGACCGGCCAGAGGGGGACTGGGACACGGCCCCCACTCCTACGGGAGGCAGCAGCGAGGAATCTTGGGCAATGGGGGAAACCCTGACCCAGCGACGCCGCGTGGGGGAAGAAGGCCTTCGGGTCGTAAACCCCTTTTGCCGGGGAAGAAGCCCTGACGGTACCCGGCGAATAAGCCACGGCTAACTACGTGCCAGCAGCCGCGGTAAGACGTAGGTGGCGAGCGTTACCCGGATTTACTGGGCGTAAAGGGCGTGTAGGCGGCCAGGTAAGTCCGGCGTGAAATCTCCCGGCTCAACCGGGAGGGGTCGTCGGATACTGTCTGGCTAGAGGGGGGCAGAGGGAGGCGGAATTCCCGGTGTAGCGGTGAAATGCGTAGATATCGGGAGGAACACCGGTGGCGAAGGCGGCCTCCTGGGCCCTGCCTGACGCTGAGGCGCGAAAGCGTGGGGAGCAAACCGGATTAGATACCCGGGTAGTCCACGCCCTAAACGGTGGGTGCTAGGTGTGGGGAGTGTCGACCCTCCCCGTGCCGAAGCTAACGCTTTAAGCACCCCGCCTGGGGACTACGGCCGCAAGGCTAAAACTCAAAGGAATTGACGGGGGCCCGCACAAGCGGTGGAGCGTGTGGTTTAATTCGATGCAAAGCGAAGAACCTTACCAGGGCTTGACATGCCGGTAGTAGGAACCCGAAAGGGGGACGACCCGTAAAGGCGGGAGCCGGCACAGGTGCTGCATGGCTGTCGTCAGCTCGTGCCGTGAGGTGTTGGGTTAAGTCCCGCAACGAGCGCAACCCCCGCCCTGTGTTACAAGTGTCACAGGGGACTGCCCCCCAAAAGGGGGAGGAAGGTGGGGATGACGTCAAGTCATCATGGCCCTTATGCCCTGGGCTACACACACGCTACAATGGGCGGTACAGAGGGAAGCGAAGGCGCGAGCCGGAGCAAATCCCAAAAAACCGCCCCCAGTTCGGATCGCAGG encodes:
- the truB gene encoding tRNA pseudouridine(55) synthase TruB; translated protein: MAADGILNVHKPRGPTSFQVVRHVRRLTGERRVGHGGTLDPLAEGVLPVLLGRATRLSRYLMDLPKAYRVEGRLGQATDTYDAEGVVTLEGDPSGITLEELRDALASFEGVIQQVPPPYSAVKVGGRPAYARARSGEAPRLAPRAVQVYRLTLLEYRPPVFVMEVECGRGTYVRSLVHDLGLKLGCGAHVLRLVRLRVGPFALEEAVPPERLPQEWRERLLPPDAALAHLPSVQLDEAQAQAMRHGRPLALPSGPTASQRLRAYDAAGNLLGVLRKEATGDLWRPETVLAS
- a CDS encoding DUF5679 domain-containing protein, translating into MQAYCLKCRAQREMRNPQSVTLKNGRPATKGTCPVCGTVMYRIGKA
- the rbfA gene encoding 30S ribosome-binding factor RbfA → MSRRLERLGTLLRQELSELVRRELHDPRLAQFITITRVDVSPDLQYARVYVSVLGSQEEKEATLEALRSASSFLRYHLVQRLVVKRVPTLQFRLDESLERGDRLLRLIDEVAGQGPS